In Paenibacillus sp. G2S3, a single window of DNA contains:
- a CDS encoding ROK family protein — protein MKPKVVIALDVGGTFIKSGLVVDGELLQASCKQYPALADQDADVIIEQFISIFEDQYQFYTVTLGIAADCTWCIGLAFPGPFDYQQGICYIQGLSKYEALYGENIREVLYTRFKTIQHKERAKHLLQADIRFENDAKLFALGVSRLFPNERYISLTIGTGLGSAFIDHASLLNEGPGVPKDGWLYDKPFLESSIDDALSRRGILRLAEQMGALEKGMDVKELAEHARNGNSMSCKVFEEFGTRLAEMLKSYVVEYQPTRIVIGGQISKSIDLFGPALQTGLADSSIVIFTSENVSEFTLIGISRLFDNSLGLR, from the coding sequence TTGAAGCCTAAAGTCGTGATCGCTTTAGACGTGGGAGGAACCTTTATTAAATCTGGTTTAGTCGTGGACGGGGAATTGCTACAGGCTAGCTGTAAGCAGTATCCTGCCCTTGCTGACCAAGATGCCGATGTGATTATTGAGCAATTTATTTCTATATTCGAAGATCAATATCAGTTCTATACCGTTACACTAGGGATAGCGGCAGACTGTACTTGGTGTATCGGTCTAGCTTTTCCCGGGCCTTTTGATTATCAGCAAGGTATATGTTACATTCAGGGGCTTAGTAAATATGAGGCGTTGTATGGTGAGAATATACGAGAAGTATTGTATACCCGGTTCAAAACCATACAACATAAGGAACGGGCGAAGCACCTGCTGCAGGCAGATATTCGCTTTGAGAATGATGCCAAGTTGTTTGCCTTAGGCGTAAGCAGGTTGTTTCCAAATGAACGATATATTTCGTTAACTATTGGGACAGGGTTAGGCTCCGCGTTTATTGATCATGCATCGCTCCTTAACGAAGGGCCGGGTGTTCCTAAGGACGGTTGGCTCTATGATAAACCTTTCCTAGAGAGCTCCATAGATGATGCCTTATCACGTCGCGGAATTCTTCGCCTGGCTGAGCAGATGGGAGCTCTAGAAAAAGGGATGGACGTGAAGGAACTCGCAGAACATGCAAGAAACGGGAATAGCATGAGCTGCAAGGTATTTGAAGAATTCGGTACACGATTGGCTGAAATGCTAAAGTCCTATGTTGTAGAATATCAGCCAACCCGCATCGTTATTGGCGGTCAGATTTCCAAGAGCATCGATTTATTTGGTCCCGCTCTCCAGACGGGACTAGCTGATTCATCCATTGTTATATTTACTTCAGAGAATGTATCTGAGTTCACGCTTATCGGAATATCGAGATTATTTGATAATTCCTTAGGACTCAGGTGA
- a CDS encoding DUF4362 domain-containing protein, whose amino-acid sequence MRSSGILLIFIALIVTGCFYQLSNGKDKFTTTINEQEDVINSHGMIVKNLKKLDAFIQNKKGTQRVVHYTIEGDPIFNDLKYTDQGIEMRHDNSEDTFGSPQITIYTCQNLVRNETDKLLSYTLTGCAGEQAKIELLQIPFDVTKQDKFEFVLKYGVNQKNEINTIEKKLVKDLQNGEVVEVSDFELSEQERGQIYKEMVLANYLDEKELSTECNRKPAVSYDLSVQINSGERHYQWTECQNTEDDGQMTELAQAIITIVQAGSIYKQLPEVKGYYE is encoded by the coding sequence ATGAGATCGAGCGGTATTCTTCTTATTTTTATAGCGCTTATAGTAACCGGTTGCTTTTATCAGCTATCCAATGGAAAAGACAAATTCACTACTACCATTAATGAACAAGAAGATGTGATAAACAGCCATGGAATGATTGTTAAGAATCTTAAGAAGCTGGATGCTTTTATCCAAAATAAAAAGGGTACCCAGCGTGTGGTTCATTACACAATTGAAGGTGATCCGATCTTTAATGACTTGAAATACACTGACCAAGGAATTGAAATGCGGCATGATAATTCAGAAGATACGTTTGGTAGTCCCCAAATAACCATATACACTTGTCAGAACCTTGTTAGAAACGAAACGGATAAACTTCTGTCGTATACCTTAACGGGGTGTGCGGGTGAACAAGCAAAGATTGAGCTGCTCCAGATCCCTTTTGACGTAACGAAACAAGATAAGTTTGAGTTTGTTTTAAAGTATGGTGTGAACCAAAAGAACGAAATTAATACGATAGAGAAGAAGTTGGTCAAAGATCTCCAGAATGGGGAAGTAGTCGAGGTTAGCGATTTTGAGCTTTCTGAACAGGAACGAGGACAAATCTATAAAGAAATGGTTCTAGCGAATTACTTAGATGAAAAAGAATTATCTACTGAGTGTAATCGAAAACCTGCTGTAAGTTACGATTTATCGGTTCAGATCAATAGTGGTGAGCGTCATTATCAGTGGACGGAATGCCAGAATACTGAGGATGACGGTCAGATGACTGAACTAGCCCAAGCGATCATTACAATCGTGCAGGCCGGAAGCATTTATAAGCAACTGCCTGAGGTTAAGGGGTATTACGAATAA
- a CDS encoding response regulator transcription factor yields the protein MHRILLIEDDEAISEMVRSYLVKEGYEVETAFDGEVAERTFRTSNSFDLVLLDLMLPKRSGTDILQTIRATSLVPVLIMSAKDSDVDKALGLGFGADDYITKPFSMIELAARVKAAIRRAGYATPPIQAEAPIPVKQMISIGRLTVDLDNFSALKNGEEVKLTSKEFHILKLFVTHPGRVFTKAQIYASVWADDYFGDENVINVHMRRLREKIEDDPSHPEYIKTLWGIGYKLGEQL from the coding sequence ATGCACCGTATATTATTAATTGAAGATGACGAAGCGATTAGTGAAATGGTTAGGTCCTATTTAGTAAAAGAGGGCTATGAAGTGGAAACGGCGTTTGATGGTGAAGTAGCGGAAAGAACATTCCGTACTAGCAATTCTTTTGATCTTGTATTATTAGATCTCATGCTGCCCAAGCGTAGCGGTACTGATATTCTCCAGACGATCCGTGCGACAAGTCTAGTTCCGGTGTTGATCATGTCGGCCAAAGACAGCGATGTGGATAAAGCGCTTGGACTTGGCTTTGGGGCGGATGATTATATTACCAAGCCTTTTTCAATGATCGAATTAGCTGCTAGAGTGAAGGCTGCGATTCGACGAGCGGGTTATGCTACTCCCCCAATCCAAGCAGAGGCTCCCATTCCTGTGAAGCAAATGATTTCCATTGGTAGACTGACTGTGGATTTGGATAATTTCTCTGCGCTAAAGAACGGGGAAGAAGTGAAGCTAACGTCCAAGGAATTTCATATTCTAAAATTGTTCGTCACGCATCCAGGCAGAGTCTTCACCAAAGCGCAGATTTATGCAAGCGTGTGGGCAGATGATTATTTTGGGGATGAGAACGTTATTAATGTACATATGAGAAGATTACGCGAAAAAATAGAAGATGACCCCTCGCATCCAGAGTACATCAAGACGTTATGGGGGATCGGGTATAAGCTGGGAGAGCAGCTGTAA
- a CDS encoding sensor histidine kinase, whose translation MSMALSVVIVLLLVVVGWQYQHSRKASRDLKYIHDKLSSIMAEGSHERLLLFSSNVELQSVLIDLNRLLDVNHKGSIERVKLEKSMRNMLSNISHDLKTPLTVVLGYIETIQQDEQMPAEERERMMNTIHQKANEVIHLMNKFFDLAKLESGDREINLTRVEAGEVCRRNILSFYDILSAKGSEVEIEIPDESLYFMGNEEALDRILSNLLSNAIAYGDAGGVLGLKLYSDKNKVYIDVWDRGKGISEAHQDKVFERLYTLEDSRNRSYQGSGLGLTITKRLTEQMNGTITLASQPFVRTVFTLSFRRLSF comes from the coding sequence ATGAGTATGGCGCTTAGCGTGGTTATTGTACTCCTGCTCGTCGTCGTTGGATGGCAATATCAGCATTCGCGTAAAGCTTCTAGAGACCTGAAATATATTCATGACAAGCTAAGTAGCATCATGGCCGAAGGATCACACGAAAGATTGCTGTTATTTAGTAGTAATGTAGAGCTGCAAAGCGTGCTGATTGATCTAAATCGGCTGCTCGACGTTAACCATAAAGGAAGCATTGAGCGCGTGAAGCTGGAGAAGTCCATGCGTAATATGCTGTCAAACATTTCCCACGATCTAAAGACTCCGCTAACGGTAGTACTCGGTTATATTGAAACGATTCAGCAGGATGAGCAGATGCCAGCCGAGGAACGGGAACGCATGATGAATACGATTCACCAAAAAGCGAACGAAGTGATCCATCTGATGAACAAGTTCTTTGACTTGGCCAAGCTCGAATCAGGGGATCGGGAAATCAATCTTACACGTGTTGAGGCAGGCGAAGTATGCAGACGTAATATCCTTTCCTTCTATGATATCCTTAGCGCCAAGGGCAGTGAGGTAGAAATAGAAATCCCTGATGAATCACTTTACTTCATGGGGAACGAAGAGGCGCTTGACCGGATTTTGTCCAATTTGTTATCGAATGCGATTGCTTATGGGGATGCCGGAGGCGTATTAGGCTTGAAACTCTATAGTGATAAGAACAAAGTATACATAGATGTTTGGGATCGTGGAAAAGGCATTAGTGAAGCTCACCAGGATAAAGTATTCGAACGGCTCTATACACTGGAGGATTCGAGAAACCGATCATATCAAGGGAGCGGTCTAGGTCTAACCATTACCAAAAGATTAACAGAGCAGATGAATGGAACCATTACACTGGCTAGTCAACCGTTTGTGAGAACGGTTTTTACCCTTTCTTTTCGCAGATTAAGCTTCTAA
- a CDS encoding ABC transporter ATP-binding protein — MTTILRTRNLTKTYQGKEAVSNVNMNIKQGEIYGFLGPNGAGKTTVMKMITNLVKPTSGEIEFFNEKMTNHSYEMLKRMGCIIEYPVFYDKLTAKENLILHGEYMGYYDPQAIGEALELVKLTGIDKKPVKQFSLGMKQRLGIARAFMTKPELLILDEPINGLDPVGIKEMREVFRMLSREYGMTLLVSSHILGEIEQIADTIGVIRQGALVEEVAMDSIRGQNTEYIEVVTNEINKAVYVLEHKLGLNNFKVLDHIILRIYDGGISQRDLNKALVLADVEIESISKKQHTLEDYFLQLIGGEGVA, encoded by the coding sequence ATGACTACGATACTTCGAACAAGAAATTTAACGAAAACCTACCAAGGCAAAGAAGCCGTTAGCAATGTGAATATGAATATTAAACAAGGTGAAATTTATGGCTTTCTCGGACCGAACGGTGCCGGCAAAACAACGGTCATGAAAATGATCACAAACCTTGTTAAACCTACGAGTGGTGAAATTGAGTTTTTTAATGAAAAAATGACAAATCATTCTTATGAAATGCTCAAACGGATGGGCTGCATCATTGAATATCCAGTGTTCTATGATAAGCTGACAGCCAAAGAAAACCTGATCCTGCATGGAGAGTACATGGGCTATTATGATCCGCAAGCGATTGGAGAAGCGCTGGAGCTGGTAAAGCTTACGGGTATCGATAAAAAGCCGGTGAAGCAATTTTCGCTTGGGATGAAGCAGCGTTTGGGTATTGCCAGAGCCTTCATGACAAAACCTGAGCTACTTATTCTGGATGAGCCAATTAATGGACTAGACCCTGTGGGAATCAAAGAGATGCGTGAAGTGTTTCGGATGCTTAGCCGTGAATATGGGATGACGTTACTTGTATCTAGTCATATTCTGGGAGAAATTGAACAGATCGCTGATACTATCGGTGTGATCCGGCAGGGTGCTCTGGTAGAAGAAGTGGCGATGGATTCCATTCGCGGTCAAAATACAGAATATATCGAAGTGGTTACAAATGAGATTAACAAAGCAGTGTACGTGTTGGAGCATAAGCTTGGCCTCAATAATTTCAAAGTGCTTGATCATATTATACTAAGAATATATGACGGTGGAATCTCACAACGTGATCTGAATAAGGCGTTAGTGTTAGCAGATGTGGAGATTGAAAGCATCAGCAAGAAACAACATACGCTGGAAGATTATTTTTTACAATTGATTGGGGGTGAGGGCGTTGCTTAA
- a CDS encoding ABC transporter permease: MRALLKLISLEIRKNKLKTLLTGATIVNLAIVGFMIMVLFVDRNEGEPSFASYADMFEGVFVFVKAAYIIFASVIISKLVIDEYKNNTITLLFMYPISRKKLMTAKILIVFAFTFVAIIVSDIVVGAILIGFNSFVGLIPGELTLPMLTTELIKLGPNAFYAAGIALIPLYFGMKKKSVPATIVSAVLVTSLISGGFDQARLGNLAAVSISLGLLGAGIAYMAIRNIDHKDIA, translated from the coding sequence GTGAGGGCGTTGCTTAAATTAATATCTTTGGAGATTCGGAAGAATAAGCTAAAAACTCTTCTTACAGGTGCAACAATCGTCAATCTTGCTATTGTTGGGTTTATGATTATGGTTTTATTCGTTGATAGAAATGAGGGTGAACCGTCGTTCGCTTCTTATGCAGATATGTTTGAGGGTGTGTTCGTTTTTGTGAAGGCTGCTTATATTATTTTCGCTTCCGTTATTATTAGCAAGCTGGTGATTGATGAGTATAAGAACAACACCATTACGCTTCTCTTCATGTATCCTATCTCACGTAAAAAGCTAATGACTGCAAAAATATTGATAGTGTTCGCCTTCACATTTGTTGCCATCATCGTGTCAGACATTGTAGTTGGCGCTATCCTAATAGGATTCAATTCTTTTGTAGGGCTTATTCCAGGTGAATTAACCCTTCCTATGCTCACTACAGAGCTGATTAAGTTAGGACCAAACGCATTTTATGCAGCGGGAATCGCTCTAATTCCATTGTACTTTGGGATGAAGAAAAAATCAGTCCCAGCTACCATCGTCTCTGCTGTATTGGTTACTTCCTTGATTTCTGGTGGATTTGATCAAGCGCGTTTAGGTAATTTAGCGGCGGTGTCGATCTCGCTTGGCTTGCTAGGAGCAGGTATTGCCTATATGGCGATTCGCAATATTGACCATAAAGATATAGCCTAA
- a CDS encoding ATP-binding protein, which translates to MDKDWTSILTRLLSEESAYKSLYDHHPNLVFVLDRQGRCLGTNRTFYLDSSAEASFQDIGLTSLKKTYFVDVANFEAALQGNPSSFELQDLNDPKADAVRGNFIPITIDKEIVGVFAIIQVDYGNYHIYSEGLQDWLNALADSFHAKLSDKVELETNFKPALATEVENKRASLILNSVSAGIFVLDNMGRTLFINREGADMLGYQPTELVGLKLMEYIHQIQGDGSRYSTPDCQISLTIADGIIRRKDDEIFWRKDGTSFFANYRVSPLMDEGMIAGAVIAFSDITNAKEIIRAKESAEQAAQAKSDFLAMMSHEIRTPMNGMIGMSDLLLETDLGEEQRGYVEILRSSSYTLLQILNDILDFSKMEVGKMPLQSESFDLREMISDIIDLFTPKAEEKKLALRWWADTSVPTTLLADPIRLRQVIVNLVGNALKFTEHGSVTLSVKNIPLSDSKEYLLEFSVRDTGVGIADNKLNLLFQSFSQLHPTINRKYGGTGLGLAICKQLVELMGGTIFVESEENKGSTFRFMLPFINEGTELNSTFNQEG; encoded by the coding sequence GTGGATAAAGACTGGACATCCATACTAACACGATTGCTTTCGGAAGAGAGCGCTTATAAATCGTTATATGACCATCATCCTAATTTGGTATTTGTTTTGGATCGGCAAGGTCGCTGCTTAGGAACTAATCGCACGTTCTATCTAGATTCCAGTGCAGAAGCATCGTTTCAAGATATAGGTCTGACATCACTTAAAAAAACCTACTTTGTTGATGTAGCTAACTTTGAGGCTGCCCTGCAAGGAAATCCGTCTAGCTTTGAGTTGCAAGATCTGAACGATCCCAAAGCGGATGCCGTGAGAGGTAACTTTATTCCTATAACGATAGATAAGGAAATTGTCGGGGTATTCGCGATCATTCAAGTAGATTACGGCAACTATCATATTTATTCGGAAGGGTTACAGGACTGGCTAAACGCATTAGCGGATTCTTTTCATGCTAAATTATCGGATAAGGTAGAACTGGAGACAAACTTCAAGCCTGCTTTAGCTACTGAAGTCGAGAATAAGAGAGCGAGCCTGATTCTGAACTCCGTCTCAGCTGGAATATTCGTACTAGATAATATGGGGCGAACGCTCTTTATTAACCGTGAGGGTGCGGATATGTTAGGCTACCAGCCTACAGAACTGGTGGGTCTGAAGCTAATGGAATATATTCATCAAATCCAAGGTGATGGCTCACGTTATTCAACTCCTGATTGTCAGATTAGTCTTACGATTGCAGATGGAATTATCCGCAGGAAAGACGATGAGATCTTCTGGCGTAAGGATGGAACCAGCTTTTTTGCGAATTATCGGGTGTCGCCTCTTATGGATGAAGGGATGATCGCAGGTGCAGTTATTGCTTTTAGCGATATCACGAATGCGAAAGAAATCATTCGCGCTAAAGAATCTGCAGAGCAGGCGGCGCAGGCCAAATCTGATTTCTTGGCAATGATGAGTCATGAAATTCGGACACCAATGAATGGAATGATTGGGATGTCAGACCTTTTACTTGAAACAGATCTTGGAGAAGAACAACGAGGTTATGTTGAGATTTTACGAAGCAGTAGTTACACGCTATTACAGATCTTGAATGACATTCTTGATTTCAGTAAGATGGAAGTGGGTAAAATGCCACTGCAATCCGAATCATTTGATCTTCGAGAGATGATATCGGACATCATTGATTTATTTACGCCTAAAGCCGAAGAGAAGAAGCTGGCCTTGCGGTGGTGGGCGGACACGAGTGTTCCAACAACGTTACTGGCCGATCCGATCCGTTTGCGACAGGTTATTGTCAATCTGGTAGGTAATGCACTGAAATTCACAGAACATGGAAGCGTCACGCTATCGGTTAAGAACATCCCACTTTCGGATTCAAAAGAATATTTATTGGAATTTTCTGTACGCGATACAGGTGTTGGGATTGCCGATAATAAACTCAATTTATTATTTCAATCCTTCTCACAGCTGCACCCGACCATCAACCGTAAATATGGCGGTACTGGATTGGGACTCGCTATTTGTAAGCAGCTTGTTGAGCTAATGGGTGGGACCATCTTTGTAGAAAGCGAAGAGAATAAAGGTTCAACGTTCCGGTTTATGCTACCCTTCATAAATGAAGGGACGGAGTTAAATTCAACTTTCAATCAGGAGGGGTAA
- a CDS encoding DegV family protein, which produces MSTVKIFSDSTSDLPQGWKDTFNIGIVPLYVVFEEGTYKDGEDITPEEVYRRVAASGVLPKTAAPSPADFIAAFHPVISSGNDIVYISLSSSLSSTYQNALLAAGEFPEGRVQVIDSQTLCGGIALLVMKAVRAAEKGHSANEIAAMLKHSRNLVETEFVVDTLDYLYMGGRCSGMQNFIGSLLKIRPVLKLVDGSIVPISKSRGKKEKAVEQMLQNALVNVDRMDNELLIVVHTLAEEDALYLEAALREKTQVNEIAILNAGCVIGSHCGPHTVGLMYMLQD; this is translated from the coding sequence ATGTCTACTGTAAAAATATTTTCAGACAGCACTTCCGATTTGCCTCAAGGCTGGAAGGATACTTTTAATATCGGCATCGTTCCCCTTTACGTAGTGTTTGAAGAAGGAACCTACAAAGATGGTGAAGATATCACACCAGAAGAAGTGTATCGCCGTGTCGCAGCAAGCGGAGTATTGCCAAAGACGGCCGCGCCTTCGCCAGCTGACTTTATCGCCGCTTTTCATCCAGTAATTAGCAGTGGAAATGATATTGTATATATCAGCCTCTCCTCATCATTATCCTCAACATATCAGAATGCACTTTTGGCTGCTGGAGAATTTCCTGAGGGTCGTGTACAGGTTATTGATTCACAGACCTTATGTGGAGGCATTGCTCTTCTCGTTATGAAAGCTGTCAGAGCCGCTGAAAAAGGTCACAGTGCTAATGAGATTGCAGCTATGCTGAAGCACAGCCGTAATCTTGTAGAAACAGAATTCGTTGTAGATACGCTTGATTACTTATATATGGGTGGACGCTGTTCAGGTATGCAGAATTTCATCGGTAGTCTACTCAAAATCCGCCCTGTGCTAAAACTGGTGGATGGGAGCATCGTCCCTATTAGCAAAAGCCGTGGCAAAAAAGAAAAAGCCGTAGAACAAATGCTCCAGAACGCCTTGGTTAACGTCGATCGGATGGATAACGAGCTGCTCATCGTTGTCCATACCTTGGCGGAAGAAGATGCATTATACCTAGAAGCAGCTCTACGTGAAAAGACTCAAGTTAATGAAATAGCTATCCTCAACGCAGGTTGTGTTATTGGAAGTCATTGTGGTCCACATACTGTAGGTCTCATGTATATGCTTCAAGATTAA
- a CDS encoding AraC family transcriptional regulator, with product MEWLIRMKEALDYMESKMEEAFNIEDIAKVAYSSPFHFQRMFYMLTGVSVKDYIRKRRLTLAAQELAISKVKVLDVSLKYGYDSPESFAKAFRKAHGITPSAARESGVQLKAFPRLSFHLSLKGDKEMDYRIETRDAFNVIGLVEEMTTKDGENLRRIPQLWIEANENGTSDKLIEIGVDKDILGICKDFNHEKETFSYWIAVEASPETDTQGFPSTTIPAASWAVFTSVGPMPNAIQQAWSRIFQEWFPATGYEHTGGPEFELYLPGRPDAEDYRCEIWIPVMKKN from the coding sequence TTGGAATGGCTTATCCGCATGAAAGAAGCTTTAGATTATATGGAGAGTAAAATGGAGGAAGCCTTTAATATAGAAGATATAGCAAAGGTGGCTTACTCCTCCCCTTTTCACTTCCAGCGTATGTTCTATATGCTTACTGGAGTATCAGTGAAAGACTATATCCGTAAGCGCAGATTGACTCTCGCTGCACAGGAACTCGCTATTTCTAAAGTTAAGGTACTAGATGTCTCATTAAAATACGGATATGACTCTCCCGAGTCGTTTGCCAAAGCATTCCGCAAAGCACATGGAATTACTCCTTCTGCTGCGCGGGAGTCAGGGGTACAGCTCAAAGCCTTCCCTAGACTCTCCTTCCATCTATCACTGAAGGGAGATAAAGAAATGGACTACAGAATTGAGACAAGAGACGCTTTTAATGTTATCGGACTAGTAGAGGAAATGACAACGAAAGATGGGGAGAATTTACGCCGTATCCCCCAGCTGTGGATTGAAGCTAACGAAAATGGTACATCGGATAAGCTGATTGAGATCGGTGTTGATAAGGATATCCTTGGTATTTGTAAAGATTTCAATCACGAAAAAGAAACCTTCTCCTATTGGATTGCTGTCGAAGCCTCTCCAGAGACGGATACTCAAGGCTTTCCTTCTACAACGATACCAGCTGCGAGTTGGGCTGTGTTCACCTCAGTAGGACCAATGCCGAATGCTATTCAGCAAGCATGGTCACGGATCTTTCAGGAATGGTTCCCTGCAACAGGCTATGAGCATACAGGAGGACCCGAGTTTGAGTTATACCTTCCGGGAAGACCTGATGCAGAGGATTATCGCTGCGAGATCTGGATACCGGTTATGAAAAAAAATTAA
- a CDS encoding alpha-glucosidase, with translation MKRTFWKEAVVYQIYPRSFQDSNGDGIGDLQGIISRLDYLQKLGVDVVWLSPVYKSPNDDNGYDISDYEDIMDEFGTLKDWEELLTGLHDRGIKLMMDLVINHSSDEHQWFVESRSSKDNPYRDYYIWRPGGPNGERPNNWSSIFSGPAWELDETTGEYYLHLFSRKQPDLNWDNPKLREELYKMITFWLDKGVDGLRMDVINLISKAEGLPSFQIEGEAPEELAWGGDYFMNGPRVHEFLHEMNQKVLSGYDIMTVGETPGASVEDAVLYTDEDREELQMVFQFEHMDVDSGPGGKWDVAPWTLTKLRDILHKWQVGLADKGWNSLYLNNHDQPRMVSRFGDDGKYRVISAKMLATLLHTLKGTPYIYQGEEIGMTNVKFTTLENYKDIEILNMYREKVIEGGADHDTILNAIHVKGRDNARTPMQWDASANAGFSEGEPWLKVNPIYKEINVEQALADSDSIFYYYQELIALRKENPIMVYGEYKLLLPDHENIYAYTRTLEDEQWLILLNFNEAPQNVDLSVELSNVTDLIIGNYPDESPTREILRPYEARVYRLQS, from the coding sequence ATGAAAAGAACCTTTTGGAAGGAAGCTGTCGTCTATCAAATCTATCCACGCAGCTTTCAAGATAGTAATGGTGACGGTATTGGAGATCTGCAAGGCATCATTTCACGTTTGGATTATTTGCAGAAGCTCGGTGTCGATGTAGTGTGGTTGTCACCAGTATATAAATCGCCAAATGATGATAATGGTTATGACATCAGCGATTATGAAGATATTATGGATGAGTTTGGCACGCTAAAAGACTGGGAAGAACTACTGACTGGACTGCATGATCGTGGCATTAAGCTAATGATGGACCTTGTCATCAACCACTCTTCAGATGAACATCAATGGTTCGTAGAGTCCCGTTCGTCAAAGGATAATCCGTACCGTGATTACTACATTTGGCGTCCAGGTGGACCGAATGGCGAACGCCCAAACAATTGGAGCTCCATATTCAGCGGTCCGGCTTGGGAACTAGATGAAACAACCGGTGAATACTATCTGCATCTATTCTCACGCAAGCAACCGGATCTCAACTGGGACAATCCAAAGCTGCGCGAGGAATTATACAAGATGATTACCTTCTGGCTCGACAAGGGTGTGGATGGATTGCGGATGGACGTCATTAATTTGATTTCTAAAGCGGAAGGGCTACCCTCCTTTCAAATCGAGGGCGAGGCGCCAGAAGAGCTTGCTTGGGGTGGCGATTACTTTATGAATGGGCCCCGGGTCCATGAGTTTTTACATGAAATGAACCAAAAGGTCCTTTCGGGCTATGACATAATGACCGTTGGGGAAACGCCAGGGGCTTCAGTAGAGGATGCCGTTCTTTACACAGACGAAGATCGTGAAGAGCTTCAAATGGTATTCCAATTCGAGCATATGGACGTAGATTCCGGCCCAGGAGGCAAATGGGATGTAGCCCCATGGACACTAACTAAGCTGCGCGACATACTCCATAAATGGCAGGTCGGTCTGGCTGACAAGGGTTGGAATAGTCTGTACTTAAACAATCATGACCAGCCACGTATGGTGTCACGATTTGGTGATGATGGGAAGTATCGCGTAATATCTGCCAAAATGCTTGCTACCTTACTACATACGCTTAAAGGTACTCCCTATATTTACCAAGGTGAAGAAATTGGGATGACGAATGTAAAGTTCACAACGCTGGAAAATTATAAAGACATCGAAATTCTGAATATGTACCGTGAAAAAGTAATTGAAGGTGGCGCAGATCATGATACGATTCTGAACGCTATCCATGTCAAAGGCCGAGACAATGCCCGTACCCCAATGCAATGGGATGCATCTGCTAATGCTGGATTTTCAGAGGGAGAACCATGGCTTAAAGTAAATCCGATTTACAAGGAAATTAATGTGGAGCAAGCATTGGCGGATTCTGATTCAATCTTCTACTACTACCAGGAACTAATTGCTTTACGCAAAGAGAATCCGATTATGGTATATGGAGAATATAAGCTACTGTTGCCTGACCATGAGAACATTTATGCTTATACCAGAACTTTAGAGGATGAACAATGGCTGATTCTTCTGAACTTCAACGAGGCTCCTCAAAACGTTGATCTCTCCGTTGAGCTGAGCAACGTTACTGATTTAATCATTGGAAATTACCCAGATGAATCACCAACACGAGAAATTCTGCGCCCTTACGAAGCAAGAGTGTACAGATTACAAAGCTGA